In Plodia interpunctella isolate USDA-ARS_2022_Savannah chromosome 17, ilPloInte3.2, whole genome shotgun sequence, one genomic interval encodes:
- the LOC128677186 gene encoding uncharacterized protein LOC128677186: protein MACCGSGGCECDYSEQSDSSDHSDQSDYSDSEEYEVCNLRSNSCGLPFDPTALENIILKISDKFNFRMVLNDERAKTALMVTSGLTLAGTLIGRHYGGKVGAAVGGAVGGACGLGIVVVAMRDIWNDIKEKLSELFDIVYDYLAGLGIEDYRKAALFLAKNATGSSDLALVILETASEILGKKIMSSLSAA from the exons ATGGCTTGCTGCGGCAGCGGTGGTTGTGAATGTGACTACTCTGAGCAATCGGACTCCTCTGATCACTCTGATCAATCTGATTACTCTGATTCAGAAGAATATGAAGTCTGCAATTTGCGATCAAATTCCTGCGGATTACCATTTGATCCTACAGCTTTAGAAAACATTATCTTGAAGATCAGCGACAAATTTAACTTTCGGATGGTACTCAATGATGAAAGAGCAAAAACTGCTTTGATGGTGACCTCTGGGTTGACCTTGGCAGGAACCCTAATCGGGCGTCACTATGGCGGGAAAGTGGGCGCTGCTGTAGGAGGTGCCGTTGGAGGCGCTTGCGGCCTTGGAATCGTTG TTGTTGCAATGAGAGATATTTGGAATGACATCAAAGAAAAGTTATCGGAATTATTTGACATCGTTTACGACTATTTGGCTGGCTTGGGCATAGAAGATTACAGGAAGGCTGCCCTATTCTTGGCTAAGAACGCTACTGGCTCATCTGATTTGGCTTTGGTAATCTTAGAAACGGCTTCAGAAATTCTTGGAAAGAAAATCATGTCCAGTCTGTCTGCTGCTTAG